The following is a genomic window from Lagenorhynchus albirostris chromosome 2, mLagAlb1.1, whole genome shotgun sequence.
GGGACACGACCCTGCCAAAGAGTTCACAAACCACTGGTGGAATGATCTCTTCAACAAGACTGCGGCCAGCTTGGTAGTGAAAACTGGGCAGGTATAAGCTCTAATAGTAGGCACATGAACCATGAGGGCCTGGGACATGTGGGGGTGAGGGAGACATGGCATGTCACCCACTCACGGATACTCCCCCACAGGATGGTGTACAGATAAGGTGCCTGTCTAAGGAGACCACCCGTCATGATCCTTCCAAGCCCAACTTGCTGTATCAGAAGTTTGTGAAGGTATTAGAGGCTGGGGGTGAGAGGGCccatccttttttccttccctggtCTCCCCTGGGGCCTGAACAATTGCCTTGTATGCCCTACCTATTCTCAGGACTGTCCTAACAGTGGGATCCTGTGACCAACCTCGCTGTTGCTTACCTAGACTGCCCAGACCCTCAGCAAGAATTGAAATCTTCAGGTTGAATGGATCCCTGCCATCTGCTGAGGGGGCAGCAacggggagtggggggtggggcacAGTCAGGAGCTGtcagagcagggcagggaggggatgtCTAATTCAGAGGACTTAAAAGTCAGAGGAGACCTGCGGGATCATCTGACCCATTGTCCTTATTTTGCAGATGTGGCcaaaaggggggaaagtggctcgCTGAAGAGCCCTCAGTTGGCTAGTAATGGCAGacaggactagaacccaggtgtTCAGACTCCCCTTTTCTAGCCCGCCAATAGAAGGGAGCTAACATTTAACGATCCTCTATTATGTCCTTAAGGGCTCTATGTATTATCTAGCGAATCCTTCCCATTCATCTCTGTGGCCATCTTCTGCCCCAGTTCAGACCATCATCCTCTCCTGCCTCATTTCTTTCACAGCCTCATAACTAGACTCCTCACTCTAGTCTCAATCCCCACCGCGATTAGTTCATCCTCCACAAAGGAGCCAGCGTTCTCTGAAAAACACAGATTTCATTCTGTCACTGCCTCCTCCTTGACCTCGGATGACACAGTCCAGATGTGTCAGACTGGCTCACATGGCCCTTCATGCCTTGTCCCTGCCTTCTTTCTTAGCCTGTCTCTCGCCACCTCTCAGGACCTCTACACTTTAGCCAGATGGAATCTGAATCTTTTCAAGGTACCATGTTTTTTCACTTTCAAGTTTTTGCacatgctattccctctgcctgggacattCTGCTTCCTTTGCCCCTTTACCTGCTGACCTTTTTCTTGTCTTCCAGGGCTCAGCTCCTTGTAGAAACTATTCTCCAAACCCTGAAGCCTGAGTAGGGTACCCTTCCTCTAGCACAGACAACACTTTCATCATCATTTTCTATGTTCTGCCATATTCCTTTACCCTCCAACCATGTAGATTGCATCTGGGCTGGAACCATCTCGTCCTTATTCCACTCTATCCCCAACCTCTTAGCCCAAAGTAGGTTCTTAACCTGGTTGAAGTACTGTGCATAGGTATAGGGGGAGGGGGCATGAAAAGTAGCATCTTTATTGTGCATTACTGGCACCATGGGATGACCGGCAGGGGGCACTTGTCCCACTGTGAAGACCTGATGACCCAGAgcacttcttcctcccttcctgttcTGCCCACTAGCTGGCTGTGAGCCAGGGAGGCCAggactgcccccaccccacccgccccCAACTGCAGCCCACCTCCTGCCCAAGTTGATGTATGCAGTTTGGCACATCTCGTGTGGGGCTGCAAGGAGCGATGTTGGGGGCTGACAGATTTGTGCCAGTGGCTGTTCAGGGTGGCAGTGGCACCACTGCTCTTCCCTTTCCAGGAGGGAAGAGCAATGGTGGTGGTGCTGAGTGGGCCTTGTTCGCCCCCATGATTCCTCCTTCTAGACGGCCACACTGACTTCAAGTGGGGAGAAGCCAGACAAGGACTTGGAAAGCTGCAGTGATGACGACAGCCAGGGGTCCAAGCCTCCAAAGATGTGAGACTTCTTTTTAGTGCCAGGGGCATGTGGGAGGAGATGCCTTCCAATCTCAAAAGAAAGGACCAAGTGTAATGCTTGACTGTGGGCTTCATCAGGGTGGAAATGTGTTGtactcatctttgtatcccctACACCTAGAAAAGTGCCAGGTCCTGAGTAGGAACTCAGTGCTGAAGGAATGTTTTAGAGGGGAGGAGAGGTCAAGCCTTTCCACCAGATCTGTTTGTAACTCCTGATTCCTGCCCTTCCCCAACAGTCTGACTGATGAGATGATGCTCCAGGCCTGTGAGGGGCGAACAGCACACAAGTAAGTAGCGGTTAGCTTCTTGGGctcccttcttttctccccaTCACAAGCCCACCCCTGTGCCACTCTTTTCACCCCAGAGAAAGTGATTCCTATTCTCTGCCCATTTCTGAAGCTGCCTGAAGACAAGCAGCTCCTCCCTTATGAACTTTCTCTGCAGTCTCAGAGATTAGGCCTATTTTCCCCAATACCCTCCCTCTGACTTGGGCCCCATCTATTTCAGGGCTGCCCGTCTTGGGATCACGATGAAGGCTAAGCTTGCTCGGTTAGAGGCCCAGGAGCAGGCCTTCCTGGCTTGTCTCAAAGGCCAGGACCCTGGGGTCCCTCAACTGCAGTCTGAGAGCAAgcccccacaaaaaaagaaaaagaaaaggaagcagaaagaggaggaagaggccacGGCAACTGAAAGGAATGCAGAAGAGTACCCAGAACACACTGACCAGAGTGTCAGgaaaagcaagaagaagaaaaggcgGCATCAAGAAGAAAGTGTCACAGATGAGAGAGAGGGAACAGCTGTAAGGCATGAGGAAGAAGAGGCCACAGGAACAAGTGGGCTTGGGGAATTGaaaaacagagaacaaactgatCAGTCcctcaggaaaaggaagaagaggaggcagCATGAGGAAGAAGACTTGAACATGGAGGAGGCTGTTGTAGATGGTGGGACCAGAGAAGCAGAAAGCAGATCATGCAGTGATCGGAAAAgtaggagaagcaagaagaaaagacagcggcatcaggaggaggaggacgTCTTGCATGTAGGGgatgaaggagaggaggaaggtggCAGGGCTAGGACAGCAGAGAGCAAGGCATACACGGGCTCAAGTGGCAAAGGTAAGAAGAGGCAGAAGCAACCAGAGGAGGAAAGACCTGGAGTCCACACTGACCAgagagcaaaaaagaagaaacagaagaagagaaaCTGAAGGCCAGGTCAAGATGCAGCCCGATCGATTCCTCTTCAGGAGCTGAAGCCTCAGGGACCTGAGTTGGTGCAGGTCTTGTGTACCCTCTCAGTGAGGAGTCCCTCCCAAGGAGGAAACAGCTCTGGAACAGTAGTCCGCTGAGAGGAGAGCAGTAGTGCCGTGTCTGACTTGAGGGAGCAGGCACATTCCCCCTTACAGCATCTAACCCAGAGAGGCTGAACTCAAGCACCTGCAAGGCCCGGGCAGCTAAGGGACAAGGATGCTGGGGAGCTATGGGAACGGGAATGCAGACAGCCTCTGAAGGGGCATCTTGGCTAAAAGAAGTTGAAAATGTAGACCTATGGGAAATgtactgattttttaattttgtgaaggCTAAGAAAGACATGCGAATTCAGCCCACAGGTTGCCAGTTTCTAACTATACCAAATTGAATA
Proteins encoded in this region:
- the LOC132512041 gene encoding G patch domain-containing protein 4 isoform X1 gives rise to the protein MSVTPEVKSRGMKFAEEQLLKHGWTRGKGLGRKENGITQALRVTLKQDTHGVGHDPAKEFTNHWWNDLFNKTAASLVVKTGQDGVQIRCLSKETTRHDPSKPNLLYQKFVKTATLTSSGEKPDKDLESCSDDDSQGSKPPKILTDEMMLQACEGRTAHKAARLGITMKAKLARLEAQEQAFLACLKGQDPGVPQLQSESKPPQKKKKKRKQKEEEEATATERNAEEYPEHTDQSVRKSKKKKRRHQEESVTDEREGTAVRHEEEEATGTSGLGELKNREQTDQSLRKRKKRRQHEEEDLNMEEAVVDGGTREAESRSCSDRKSRRSKKKRQRHQEEEDVLHVGDEGEEEGGRARTAESKAYTGSSGKGKKRQKQPEEERPGVHTDQRAKKKKQKKRN
- the LOC132512041 gene encoding G patch domain-containing protein 4 isoform X2, translating into MSVTPEVKSRGMKFAEEQLLKHGWTRGKGLGRKENGITQALRVTLKQDTHGDGVQIRCLSKETTRHDPSKPNLLYQKFVKTATLTSSGEKPDKDLESCSDDDSQGSKPPKILTDEMMLQACEGRTAHKAARLGITMKAKLARLEAQEQAFLACLKGQDPGVPQLQSESKPPQKKKKKRKQKEEEEATATERNAEEYPEHTDQSVRKSKKKKRRHQEESVTDEREGTAVRHEEEEATGTSGLGELKNREQTDQSLRKRKKRRQHEEEDLNMEEAVVDGGTREAESRSCSDRKSRRSKKKRQRHQEEEDVLHVGDEGEEEGGRARTAESKAYTGSSGKGKKRQKQPEEERPGVHTDQRAKKKKQKKRN